One Thermosphaera aggregans DNA segment encodes these proteins:
- a CDS encoding excisionase family DNA-binding protein, whose protein sequence is MSVKTYIFIDKREVALGKSYFSTREVARLLGVIDRTVRRWIREGRIGAVRMRRRWLIPAYELKALQPVLRDPGVKASRVAIYVYRHVSGEKIIPPPSRSPNSSLLRRR, encoded by the coding sequence ATGTCCGTTAAAACATATATTTTTATAGATAAGCGTGAAGTAGCCTTGGGAAAATCATACTTCTCAACCAGGGAGGTTGCGCGTTTACTCGGGGTTATCGACAGGACTGTTAGAAGGTGGATTAGGGAAGGCAGGATTGGGGCTGTAAGGATGAGGAGGAGGTGGCTGATACCGGCTTACGAGCTTAAAGCCCTCCAGCCCGTTCTCCGCGACCCCGGGGTTAAAGCCTCCAGGGTTGCAATATATGTCTACAGGCACGTGTCAGGCGAGAAGATCATACCCCCTCCTTCACGATCTCCCAACTCATCCCTGTTAAGGAGGAGGTGA
- a CDS encoding recombinase family protein yields MRFKWRIVEVIRDIDYTGQERNGLARLMKLARLRDIDAVIVYSKRNAFGECYRFIEEALEALGVRVIEVENLLR; encoded by the coding sequence GTGAGGTTTAAGTGGAGGATTGTAGAGGTGATTAGAGACATTGACTACACAGGGCAGGAGAGAAACGGCTTGGCAAGGCTGATGAAGCTGGCTAGGCTGCGCGACATAGACGCGGTAATAGTGTACTCGAAGAGAAACGCTTTCGGAGAATGCTACAGGTTCATAGAGGAAGCACTTGAAGCACTAGGAGTCCGAGTAATAGAAGTAGAAAACCTGCTACGCTAA
- a CDS encoding phosphoribosyltransferase — MEVVYIPWSKAVEYCYKLASTLLDAGESPDTVVAVSRGGLVPARIVSDVLGVDELVVLRSRLWGIGGRVREEPEIKAHEELAPAGKNILVVDEVVDTGATLTRIVRLLKGLGAAEVKTAVIHYKASSSFKPNYYVERVEKWAWIFYPWSFSETLYGLAKQGGGDVYENAFKTLRDIGASELYMDPLRIKASLKKYVDKVEKPT; from the coding sequence GTGGAGGTTGTCTACATACCCTGGAGCAAAGCGGTTGAGTACTGCTACAAGCTAGCTTCAACCCTTCTAGACGCTGGCGAATCCCCTGATACAGTGGTGGCTGTTTCCAGGGGAGGGCTTGTCCCTGCTAGAATAGTTAGCGACGTGCTAGGGGTTGACGAGCTCGTGGTTTTAAGATCCAGGCTCTGGGGGATAGGCGGGCGTGTGAGGGAGGAGCCTGAGATCAAGGCTCACGAGGAGCTGGCCCCGGCGGGCAAGAACATTCTCGTCGTGGATGAGGTAGTGGATACTGGTGCAACACTGACCAGGATTGTTAGGCTGCTGAAAGGGCTGGGGGCGGCTGAGGTTAAAACAGCCGTGATACACTACAAGGCGAGCAGCAGTTTCAAACCAAACTACTATGTTGAAAGAGTTGAGAAATGGGCCTGGATATTCTACCCGTGGAGCTTCAGCGAAACACTCTACGGCCTCGCCAAGCAGGGAGGCGGGGATGTTTACGAGAACGCTTTCAAAACACTGAGAGACATAGGAGCAAGCGAGCTCTACATGGACCCATTAAGGATAAAGGCATCGCTGAAAAAGTATGTTGACAAGGTTGAAAAACCTACTTGA
- the guaA gene encoding glutamine-hydrolyzing GMP synthase, protein MLEAPIHIPGSAVLVVDYGGQYAHLIARRLRELGVPAVVTPYTRVGGVDLSKYSAVVLSGSQRSVLEADPAVLDSARRVLGDAETPVLGVCFGHQLIARILGGVVEKGCGEYGRVMVRLVERDELFNGWGGEEYVWMSHGDCVSKPPPGSRVLAVSENGIVAALKIVLGGRVVYTVQFHPEVSHTVKGLKLLDNFARFAGVERKWVRDYYYSLTVVELEKYKGVEGPVVAAVSGGVDSTVAAALARRVLGDRVVPVLVDHGLFREGEVEEVVENLAKAGLKPLVLDEKERFLSRLEGVADCEERRRIIGEEFAKVFDQVMEEQGARVFIQGTTYPDIVESGGTGVADRIKSHHNVAGLPLWFREKYLVAEPLKHLYKDEVREVARMLGVPEYFVKRQPFPGPGLAVRVVGVFTRRKLEICRRASAVVEQVLRRHGLLDKVWQAFAVVGDDKWVGVKGDARRVGYVVIVRIVESSDAMTADYFKLPYSILDEVSREITRSIEDVTMVAYAVTTKPPSTIEPC, encoded by the coding sequence ATGTTGGAGGCTCCTATACACATACCCGGTTCAGCCGTTCTAGTAGTGGATTACGGGGGACAGTACGCTCACTTAATAGCTAGGAGGCTGAGGGAGCTAGGGGTTCCGGCGGTTGTTACCCCGTACACCAGGGTTGGGGGCGTGGACTTGTCTAAATACTCTGCGGTAGTCTTATCGGGTAGTCAGAGGAGTGTTCTCGAGGCTGACCCGGCAGTGCTGGACTCAGCCCGGAGAGTACTAGGGGATGCTGAGACACCGGTGCTGGGCGTTTGCTTCGGCCACCAGCTCATCGCTAGAATCCTGGGAGGCGTTGTCGAGAAGGGGTGTGGAGAGTATGGTAGGGTTATGGTTAGGCTGGTTGAGCGGGATGAGCTTTTCAACGGCTGGGGAGGGGAGGAGTATGTGTGGATGAGCCACGGGGACTGCGTGTCCAAGCCTCCCCCGGGGAGCAGGGTTCTAGCAGTCTCCGAGAACGGGATCGTTGCGGCCTTGAAGATAGTGCTGGGTGGGAGAGTTGTTTACACTGTACAGTTCCACCCAGAGGTGTCGCACACGGTTAAAGGGTTGAAGCTCCTGGACAATTTCGCACGCTTCGCAGGGGTTGAGAGGAAATGGGTTAGGGACTACTACTATTCTCTAACGGTGGTTGAGCTCGAGAAGTACAAGGGTGTTGAAGGACCCGTGGTTGCCGCGGTCAGCGGGGGCGTTGACTCAACAGTGGCTGCAGCTCTCGCTAGGAGAGTGCTCGGAGATAGGGTTGTACCGGTGCTGGTTGACCACGGGCTTTTCCGCGAGGGGGAGGTTGAGGAGGTTGTTGAAAACCTGGCTAAGGCAGGGCTGAAGCCTCTCGTACTGGATGAGAAGGAGAGGTTCCTGTCAAGGCTTGAAGGGGTTGCCGACTGCGAGGAGAGGAGGAGGATCATAGGCGAGGAGTTTGCTAAAGTATTCGACCAGGTTATGGAGGAGCAGGGGGCAAGGGTTTTCATCCAGGGGACAACCTACCCGGATATTGTTGAGAGCGGGGGGACAGGGGTTGCTGACAGGATTAAGTCACACCACAATGTTGCAGGACTACCCTTGTGGTTTAGGGAGAAGTACCTTGTAGCTGAGCCTTTGAAACACCTGTATAAGGATGAGGTCAGGGAGGTCGCCAGGATGCTGGGAGTCCCAGAATACTTTGTTAAAAGGCAGCCGTTCCCAGGTCCAGGGCTGGCTGTTAGGGTTGTAGGGGTTTTCACCAGGCGGAAGCTGGAGATATGTAGGAGGGCTTCCGCAGTGGTTGAGCAAGTGCTGAGGAGGCATGGACTGCTCGACAAGGTTTGGCAAGCCTTCGCGGTCGTGGGTGATGACAAGTGGGTGGGGGTTAAAGGGGATGCGAGAAGGGTTGGCTACGTCGTGATCGTGAGGATTGTTGAAAGCAGTGACGCGATGACAGCTGACTACTTCAAGCTACCTTACAGTATTCTAGACGAGGTTTCCAGGGAGATCACGAGAAGCATTGAGGATGTAACCATGGTTGCCTACGCTGTAACAACCAAGCCCCCTAGCACGATCGAGCCTTGCTGA
- a CDS encoding DUF6653 family protein, whose translation MVDRILGRILGKTSSAMRMKDEAWMRHANPWSFATRPPTILHNCLLVSRVDRLFFLIPLAVIAAWTFLNPRVFPKPRSTRNRASKGVFGERIMVSRREYCVEIPEHHVKAAFALTMLSLAGAILLFYGIVALEPLTTVAGCITACFGMLWYVDRMVWLFEDLKDHPVSKNWVY comes from the coding sequence GTGGTTGATAGAATACTCGGGAGAATCCTGGGTAAGACATCGTCTGCAATGAGGATGAAGGATGAAGCCTGGATGAGGCATGCCAATCCCTGGAGCTTCGCAACCAGGCCCCCCACTATTCTTCACAATTGCCTGCTGGTCTCGCGCGTGGATAGGCTGTTCTTCCTAATCCCCTTAGCGGTGATCGCGGCGTGGACGTTTCTAAACCCCAGGGTTTTCCCAAAGCCCCGTTCAACCCGCAACCGGGCTAGCAAGGGTGTTTTCGGCGAGAGGATAATGGTGAGCAGGAGAGAGTACTGTGTTGAAATACCAGAGCACCATGTGAAGGCCGCATTCGCCTTGACAATGCTAAGCCTTGCAGGAGCCATCCTCCTGTTCTACGGGATAGTGGCGCTCGAGCCCTTGACCACCGTGGCAGGCTGCATCACCGCGTGTTTTGGCATGCTCTGGTATGTTGACAGAATGGTCTGGCTGTTCGAGGATTTGAAGGATCACCCGGTTTCCAAGAACTGGGTTTACTGA
- a CDS encoding DNA topoisomerase IV subunit A: MVTKADLQARARASELMRRRFLEISQLILKGERPVLVMPKRTLSNTIYDHRHKLLLLGPETLKRSFTDVNEARKFMQTMLMASIIYDSLVNNEYPTIRDLYYRGKHTISYRDIDGKVVHENSWEEQKESDSVIRDLEVFLNVLREELLILSKEKGKVVGNLVIRSGDDTIDLSRMGHGAYSIEPTPDLIEFKDVDAEYVLVVEKDAVFQQLHRYGFWRKNKAVLVTSAGQPDRATRRFVRRLSEELKLPVYVLADSDPYGYYIYSVFKIGSITLSYESERLATPGAKFIGVMMTDVFGDAPFSEVLARLDKGFPGISKSSLARLHGKKAYLDEKERRNYIIKAKQKDVERAVELVGYEVAEVCMDEGDLKSKVKKRKEGLTGYPWFRSPEWVRELCIFFKTLSKLEIEAMASKGLKFLADSYIPEKIETKDWID; encoded by the coding sequence ATGGTTACCAAGGCGGACCTGCAGGCAAGGGCAAGGGCTAGCGAGCTTATGAGGAGGAGGTTTCTCGAAATATCCCAGCTAATCCTTAAAGGAGAGAGGCCTGTTCTCGTAATGCCTAAGAGAACACTCTCCAACACCATCTACGACCACAGGCACAAGCTACTACTGCTCGGTCCCGAGACGTTGAAGAGGAGTTTCACCGATGTCAACGAGGCAAGGAAGTTCATGCAGACAATGCTGATGGCTTCGATAATCTACGACTCCCTGGTCAACAACGAGTACCCTACGATACGTGACCTCTACTACAGGGGTAAACACACCATCTCCTACAGGGATATTGACGGGAAGGTGGTGCATGAGAACAGCTGGGAGGAGCAGAAGGAGTCTGACAGCGTTATAAGAGATCTTGAAGTCTTCCTCAACGTTTTAAGAGAGGAGCTGCTCATCCTCAGCAAGGAGAAGGGGAAGGTTGTCGGGAACCTGGTGATCAGGAGCGGCGACGACACCATAGACTTGAGCAGGATGGGGCATGGAGCCTACTCGATCGAGCCCACGCCGGACCTGATAGAGTTCAAGGATGTTGACGCCGAGTACGTGCTCGTGGTGGAGAAGGATGCTGTGTTCCAACAGCTCCACAGGTATGGTTTCTGGAGGAAGAACAAGGCGGTACTGGTTACCAGCGCCGGGCAGCCGGACAGGGCTACCAGGAGGTTTGTGAGAAGGCTTAGCGAGGAGTTGAAGCTCCCCGTGTACGTGCTCGCCGACAGCGACCCCTACGGGTACTACATCTACAGTGTTTTCAAAATAGGCAGTATAACCCTGTCCTACGAGAGCGAGAGGCTTGCAACCCCTGGGGCGAAGTTCATAGGGGTGATGATGACCGATGTCTTCGGGGACGCCCCGTTCAGCGAGGTATTGGCAAGGCTTGACAAGGGCTTCCCAGGGATTTCGAAATCATCCCTGGCAAGGCTTCACGGTAAGAAAGCCTATCTCGATGAGAAGGAGAGGAGGAACTATATTATCAAGGCTAAGCAGAAGGATGTTGAGAGAGCTGTCGAGCTCGTCGGCTACGAGGTAGCCGAAGTCTGCATGGACGAGGGTGATTTGAAGAGCAAGGTTAAGAAGAGGAAGGAGGGGTTGACAGGCTACCCTTGGTTCAGGAGCCCCGAATGGGTTAGGGAGCTCTGCATATTCTTCAAAACCCTCAGCAAGCTCGAGATCGAGGCAATGGCTAGTAAGGGGCTTAAATTCCTAGCAGACAGCTACATCCCGGAGAAGATTGAGACGAAGGATTGGATAGACTAG